A stretch of Geomonas oryzisoli DNA encodes these proteins:
- a CDS encoding GNAT family N-acetyltransferase, producing the protein MSEQSVVSCDFERHADAILEIFNDAIVSSTALYEYQQRTRQFMAGWFDAKRAGGFPVIGIEDGTGTLLAFGSYGTFRAFPAFKYTVEHSVYVHKDHRGHGLGRAVMQELIAAARKNDVHAMIGGIDATNTGSIALHEQLGFRHVGTLPQVGFKFGRWLDLAFYQLLLDTPGHPIDG; encoded by the coding sequence ATGAGCGAACAATCTGTCGTGAGCTGCGACTTCGAGCGACATGCGGATGCGATACTGGAAATTTTCAACGATGCGATCGTGAGCTCAACGGCGCTCTATGAATACCAGCAGCGGACACGGCAGTTCATGGCCGGCTGGTTCGACGCCAAGCGGGCCGGCGGGTTCCCCGTGATCGGGATCGAGGACGGCACCGGGACGCTGCTGGCATTCGGAAGCTACGGCACCTTCCGTGCTTTTCCAGCCTTCAAGTACACCGTCGAGCACTCGGTGTATGTGCATAAGGATCACCGCGGCCACGGGCTGGGCCGGGCGGTGATGCAGGAGCTGATAGCGGCGGCACGGAAGAACGACGTGCATGCCATGATAGGCGGCATCGATGCGACCAACACCGGAAGTATCGCGTTGCATGAGCAGCTTGGCTTCAGGCATGTCGGCACTCTGCCCCAGGTCGGCTTCAAGTTCGGCCGCTGGCTTGACCTCGCCTTCTACCAGTTGTTGCTGGACACGCCCGGCCATCCGATAGATGGCTAA